GAGCCAGTCGCAGTTGGTGATCATGCCGATATCATGCAGTTCACTCGTGACGGCCGCAGTTATCAGGTGACCATGATAGCTGCCGATCCGGCGATATCGGGCACGGTATATGCCACCGCAAAGATCGGGACAGAGGCGCGGTTACTTTCCTCTCGCGATGGCGGTCGCACCTGGCTCCAACACAGCACCACAGTCCGAAGTCCGTTGTCACTGCTCGTCGACCCGACTTCTCCAACGACCTCGCGTAAACTGATCGTCGCGCACGCCGGCGGCTTGGTGCTAGTGCATCAGCAGGAGGTGGTTGAATACCCCGCACCTAACAATACGATTTTCAAAGAAGTTGCGCTGGCAATGGATCGGACTGGGGATCGCCCCATACTTTACGCCATCACTGCTGGCGAAAATTCCCGGCTGCTCGTCTCATCTGACCTGGGCTCTCATTGGGAGGATCTCTCCGCGCACGTTCAGGCCAACTTCCCCGGTACGCGCGGCGTTGACTTCCGGACCCTGGCGGCGGCTCGCGATTACCCAGGCGTCATTTATCTTTCATTCAAGGGCCTGGTCACCTCGGACGGCCGCGAGCGTCTGGGCGTGGCGCGAAGTGACGATGCGGGGGCCACCTGGAATTTCTCGTGGCTGGATCCCGTCGTGCAGCACACGATGGCCGGCAGCAAGGAAGCCGGTGCGATTCCCGGCTGGATTGATGCTCACTTTGGCCCGGACTGGGGCGAAAATCCCCTATCCATGGCGGTGGATCCGCGAAATCCAAACCGCGTGTTAGCCACCGATTTTGGCCGCACCTTGCAAACGACCGACGGCGCCCGCACTTGGCAGCAACTCTATACGCGGGCCCAAGGAAATGGCGGCTGGGTGTCACGCGGATTGGATGTCACCAATGTTTACGGCCTGATGTTCGATCCCTTCGACGCGCAGCATGTCTTCATGGCCTGCACAGACATCGGGCTGCTGCATAGCCATGACGGCGGCGAAAGCTGGAGTCCGGCGACCTCGGCGCCAGGACTGCCCGCCCAGTGGAAAAACACCACTTACGACCTGATCTTCGATCCTGATGTACGCGGCAAAGTATGGGCCGCGATGAGCGGCACACATGATCTGCCTCGAGAAAAAATGTGGAGACGGCGCCCGCCCACCCAGTTCGGGGGCGGCATCTTGTGGTCGGAGGACGGAGGTCAGCACTGGCAAACCGCACGCCTCGCCATCGGAGAGGCTGCGGTGACGGACCTTCTCCTCGACCACCAGAGTCCCACTGCACAACGCACGCTATTTGCCTGCGCGTTTGGCTACGGCGTACTGAAATCCGTCGACGGTGGCCAAACTTGGCAGACGCGAAATCAAGGCCTGGAAGATGCTGAGCCGCTAGCCTGGCGGATCTATCGCCGGACGCACGACCGCGCCCTTTTCCTCGTGATCTTCCGCCGCAGCGATGCCGTCGATCCAGCCTCGGAGCAAATAGGCGCGATCTACCGCTCGGACGACGATGCGGATTCGTGGCACCGCCTCGAGTTGCCCACCA
The DNA window shown above is from Oleiharenicola lentus and carries:
- a CDS encoding WD40/YVTN/BNR-like repeat-containing protein, yielding MEPRTDSHTGVCHATGIRFTRQGAVHRWRRASIVVAALLIGVAGGRAEDPIRSPERGGGWRVIGPGGGGAMFCPAISPHDPQLVFVACDMTGTYVSRDAGESWRMINLQEIVREFTFDAQEADTIYARGNCLWVSRDRGGSWTKLLPQLTEAAEPVAVGDHADIMQFTRDGRSYQVTMIAADPAISGTVYATAKIGTEARLLSSRDGGRTWLQHSTTVRSPLSLLVDPTSPTTSRKLIVAHAGGLVLVHQQEVVEYPAPNNTIFKEVALAMDRTGDRPILYAITAGENSRLLVSSDLGSHWEDLSAHVQANFPGTRGVDFRTLAAARDYPGVIYLSFKGLVTSDGRERLGVARSDDAGATWNFSWLDPVVQHTMAGSKEAGAIPGWIDAHFGPDWGENPLSMAVDPRNPNRVLATDFGRTLQTTDGARTWQQLYTRAQGNGGWVSRGLDVTNVYGLMFDPFDAQHVFMACTDIGLLHSHDGGESWSPATSAPGLPAQWKNTTYDLIFDPDVRGKVWAAMSGTHDLPREKMWRRRPPTQFGGGILWSEDGGQHWQTARLAIGEAAVTDLLLDHQSPTAQRTLFACAFGYGVLKSVDGGQTWQTRNQGLEDAEPLAWRIYRRTHDRALFLVIFRRSDAVDPASEQIGAIYRSDDDADSWHRLELPTNVTGPTSLIVEHLPRGTLLLAAWGRRAHQSATGDIHGGIFRSTDDGKTWEPVLNTDAHITTLTTDARSGAHYASGFNGKAYRSLDQGGHWQIIAGFDFKWGQRVEPDPKDPGQIYILTYGGGVWHGPSDGPEASAEGRTTTYNPPHP